The candidate division KSB1 bacterium genome window below encodes:
- the smc gene encoding chromosome segregation protein SMC translates to MYLESLKINGFKSFARETHFLFNDGITSIVGPNGCGKSNIVDALRWVLGEQKPGTIRSERMENVIFNGTKAAKPLGMAEVSLTIQNTKNVLPIEYSEVVITRRLFRSSESQYLLNNSPCRLKDIQDLLMDTGMGPDAYSIIELSMVETILNGKPEERRKIFEEAAGVTKYKQRRKAAFRKLEATAADVLRLNDIISEVEKNVGSLSRQVKRAKSYQEIKEQLKEDEIKLTTRQFSKIKIELEPLTEKLNETQDNRVALTTKFDEQEAEIEEARTRLLELERKLSAQQKELNEVSLKIHQKEEKILVGRERRKALEATKVRLLKEKEEISVRIEKNKTEILQSKEQLQQLFEQIQLAENDYQEKSAELKSFEMRIHDKYEQLKGIENQRLHAVEGLTESKQEEERIKTQLENLEERLKSIRRDFEESQLLEKIREDKITKLQEKKASQASELTKLRQQLKDMQDELTAYRETKEKIKEKILNKNGEAQALKERIALLKKFIESYEDHPEGVQHLLLNGHLNGGCKGTLAENLTVDPPYRRAVETAMGEAAVSLIVDATDQALECIEVLKADEKGSVTFFPLDKFSTQRIKSDLRPHNDDILQANGVIDWAHNLVQCEKEYRAIVQSLLRDFLIVEDFQTAKQYADKLRENRINLITLDGEVVSNWGPIKGGANGESQAGVIGRKALVEELESKLKETWTQLEKEEEEQQEIESKYQKAFNKEKDLDKQVKASELKLTDSGVELAQLNFESRKDTETRERLAKEDESHKKNRKSLTDKMQTVSPSLDNLIENKAQYEASLQQASDDLESLEQEIKEYRTVEQDSRVKLADLKSEERHLQNNISRLHEFERELKGSFKRLDEEIVGAAKEHAELANRIEQNKSAIEIDFDEQKIVEAEVYKLEQTFLENKEELTHQEKFVKAVRDEKDLVAETLHSMELRVSELKMNAEQIKERIKEEYGVTIKKGALEQDFDEEGSSERIRRQKNRLDSMGPVNLLALKEYEKEKSRLDFLLTQKNDLIEAETNLNETIQVINKTAREQFSKVFEEIRENFVKVFQDFFENGQANLRLAPNADPLEAEILIEAATKSKRPTALMLLSGGEKALTAISILFAIYLVKPSPFCILDEVDAPLDDTNIGRFVQALRTFSKDTQFLIVTHNKLTMHAADFLYGVTMEEEGISKVVSVSFKDMDLKQPSKAA, encoded by the coding sequence GTGTATTTAGAAAGCTTAAAAATCAATGGTTTTAAGTCCTTTGCAAGGGAAACTCATTTCTTGTTTAACGATGGCATAACTTCGATTGTCGGCCCGAATGGCTGTGGTAAAAGTAACATCGTTGATGCTCTTCGCTGGGTGTTGGGTGAGCAAAAACCCGGCACAATTCGAAGTGAACGCATGGAAAATGTCATTTTTAATGGCACTAAAGCCGCAAAACCGCTGGGGATGGCCGAAGTTTCCTTGACCATTCAAAATACCAAGAACGTTCTGCCAATCGAATACTCCGAGGTTGTGATCACGCGCCGTCTGTTCCGGTCTTCCGAGAGCCAGTATCTTTTGAATAATTCTCCCTGCCGGTTGAAAGATATTCAAGATCTACTTATGGACACAGGAATGGGCCCGGATGCTTACTCGATTATTGAGCTAAGCATGGTGGAAACAATTCTGAACGGTAAACCCGAAGAGCGACGGAAGATTTTTGAAGAAGCCGCCGGGGTCACGAAATATAAGCAGCGCAGAAAAGCCGCTTTCCGGAAACTGGAAGCGACGGCGGCTGATGTACTCCGGTTAAACGACATCATCAGCGAAGTGGAGAAAAATGTGGGCTCTTTATCCAGGCAGGTAAAAAGGGCGAAGAGTTACCAGGAAATAAAAGAGCAGTTGAAGGAAGATGAAATCAAACTAACGACCCGTCAATTCTCCAAAATTAAAATTGAGTTAGAGCCGCTTACTGAAAAATTAAATGAAACCCAGGATAACCGGGTTGCCCTTACGACCAAGTTCGATGAACAAGAAGCTGAAATTGAAGAAGCGCGCACCAGGCTGCTGGAATTGGAGAGAAAGCTGAGCGCGCAGCAAAAAGAGTTGAACGAAGTATCTTTAAAAATCCACCAGAAAGAAGAAAAAATTCTAGTCGGCCGCGAGCGCAGAAAAGCTCTTGAAGCCACTAAAGTCAGACTTCTTAAAGAAAAAGAAGAAATCAGTGTCCGGATAGAAAAGAATAAAACGGAGATTCTGCAGTCAAAAGAACAGTTGCAGCAACTCTTTGAGCAAATCCAACTCGCGGAAAATGATTACCAGGAAAAAAGCGCAGAGTTGAAATCATTTGAAATGCGCATCCATGATAAATACGAACAGCTCAAGGGAATTGAAAATCAACGGCTTCATGCGGTTGAAGGGTTGACGGAAAGTAAACAGGAAGAAGAACGGATTAAGACCCAGCTTGAAAACCTCGAGGAAAGACTTAAGTCGATCCGTCGGGATTTCGAGGAAAGCCAACTGCTTGAGAAGATTCGTGAGGATAAGATTACTAAATTACAAGAGAAAAAAGCAAGTCAGGCATCGGAATTAACCAAGCTGAGGCAGCAGTTAAAAGACATGCAAGATGAGCTAACTGCCTACCGAGAGACTAAAGAAAAAATAAAAGAGAAGATTCTCAATAAAAACGGCGAAGCGCAGGCGCTCAAAGAGAGAATAGCTCTGTTAAAAAAGTTTATCGAATCTTATGAAGATCATCCTGAAGGCGTGCAGCACCTGCTTCTTAACGGGCACCTCAACGGAGGCTGCAAAGGCACCCTTGCTGAGAACTTGACAGTTGATCCTCCCTACCGGCGGGCGGTTGAGACGGCAATGGGCGAAGCTGCGGTTTCACTTATTGTTGATGCGACCGATCAGGCGCTCGAATGCATCGAGGTTCTGAAAGCGGATGAAAAAGGATCAGTGACATTTTTTCCGCTGGATAAATTTTCAACTCAGAGAATTAAGAGCGATCTCCGTCCTCACAATGACGACATTTTGCAGGCGAACGGTGTGATCGATTGGGCGCATAATTTAGTGCAGTGTGAAAAAGAATACCGGGCAATCGTGCAGTCGCTTTTACGAGATTTTCTAATTGTAGAAGATTTTCAGACGGCAAAACAGTACGCTGACAAATTGCGGGAAAATCGAATTAATCTGATTACTCTGGACGGCGAAGTAGTTTCCAACTGGGGGCCCATCAAAGGCGGTGCGAACGGAGAATCACAAGCTGGCGTTATCGGACGCAAAGCACTTGTGGAAGAACTTGAGTCTAAATTAAAAGAGACCTGGACGCAGCTTGAGAAAGAGGAAGAGGAGCAGCAAGAAATCGAAAGCAAGTATCAAAAGGCTTTTAACAAAGAAAAAGATTTAGATAAGCAAGTAAAAGCATCTGAATTGAAACTTACTGATTCGGGAGTCGAATTAGCTCAATTAAATTTTGAGTCCCGAAAAGATACCGAGACTCGGGAAAGACTTGCTAAAGAAGATGAGTCACATAAAAAGAATCGAAAATCGCTGACTGATAAAATGCAAACCGTCTCGCCTTCTTTAGATAATTTGATCGAAAATAAGGCGCAGTATGAAGCTTCTCTGCAACAGGCTTCGGATGATCTTGAGAGCCTGGAACAAGAGATTAAAGAATATCGAACTGTTGAGCAAGACAGCAGAGTGAAGTTAGCCGATCTCAAGAGTGAGGAGAGGCACCTGCAGAACAACATTTCAAGGCTGCACGAGTTTGAGCGGGAATTGAAAGGTTCATTCAAACGGTTAGATGAAGAAATCGTAGGTGCTGCGAAAGAACATGCAGAATTGGCAAACCGGATTGAGCAAAATAAGAGCGCTATCGAGATAGATTTTGATGAACAGAAGATTGTCGAAGCAGAAGTGTACAAACTTGAACAGACGTTTTTAGAAAATAAAGAAGAGCTGACCCACCAAGAAAAATTCGTCAAAGCTGTTCGCGATGAAAAAGACCTGGTTGCTGAAACGCTGCACAGTATGGAACTGCGGGTTTCCGAATTGAAAATGAACGCCGAACAAATAAAAGAGCGAATCAAAGAGGAATATGGCGTTACAATTAAGAAAGGAGCTTTAGAGCAGGACTTTGACGAGGAAGGAAGTTCCGAAAGAATCCGCCGGCAAAAAAATAGATTGGATTCGATGGGGCCCGTCAATTTATTAGCGTTAAAGGAGTATGAAAAGGAAAAGTCACGACTTGATTTTTTACTGACCCAGAAAAATGATTTGATCGAAGCGGAGACAAATCTAAATGAAACAATTCAAGTTATCAATAAAACTGCCCGTGAGCAATTCTCGAAAGTTTTCGAAGAAATAAGAGAGAATTTTGTCAAAGTTTTCCAGGACTTTTTTGAAAACGGTCAGGCAAATTTGCGATTGGCGCCCAACGCGGATCCATTGGAGGCCGAAATCTTGATCGAGGCGGCTACCAAAAGCAAGCGACCTACAGCCCTCATGCTCCTTTCCGGCGGCGAGAAAGCCTTGACGGCGATTTCCATTCTTTTTGCTATT
- a CDS encoding TIGR00730 family Rossman fold protein: protein MSINRVCVFCASSTQVHPEYFDASNRLGKELAKQDVTIIYGGGGAGLMGEVATAALAEGGKVIGILPRFMSDLEWGHTGLTELKLVDNMRERKHMMIENVDAVVAIPGGSGTLEELLEVITLKRLGIFLKPIILVNVRDFFDPQIEMLNKCINERFMNEKHKSIWSVVSKAEEVVETILNAPKWDASSRNFATL, encoded by the coding sequence ATGTCAATAAATAGAGTCTGTGTATTCTGTGCTTCAAGTACGCAAGTTCACCCTGAATATTTTGACGCCTCAAACCGTTTGGGCAAAGAATTAGCCAAACAAGACGTGACGATAATTTATGGCGGAGGCGGCGCCGGCTTAATGGGAGAGGTGGCAACAGCCGCCCTTGCCGAAGGGGGCAAAGTCATCGGAATTCTGCCGAGATTCATGTCCGACCTTGAGTGGGGCCACACCGGCTTAACCGAGCTCAAGCTGGTTGACAATATGCGTGAAAGAAAACACATGATGATTGAAAATGTCGATGCCGTGGTCGCAATTCCGGGAGGTTCCGGCACCTTGGAGGAACTCCTGGAAGTCATCACCTTAAAACGCTTAGGCATTTTTTTAAAACCTATTATTCTCGTAAATGTGCGCGATTTTTTTGATCCCCAGATTGAGATGTTAAATAAATGCATAAACGAACGCTTTATGAATGAAAAGCACAAATCGATTTGGAGTGTTGTGTCGAAAGCAGAAGAGGTGGTGGAAACGATTTTAAACGCACCTAAGTGGGATGCAAGCTCGCGTAACTTTGCGACGCTTTAG